A single Sphingomonas sp. IW22 DNA region contains:
- a CDS encoding putative bifunctional diguanylate cyclase/phosphodiesterase yields the protein MIGPFEVQPLGDPTDVDLTSFSENAPAGELVDVSQGLREVQLNAVFSRAGVGILHRDLQLRVLLVNDAYRNLVGRSAEELNGLHFEQFTHPDDRERSKQKHAERLALGKPFKIEKRYVRPDGSSVWCLVNVSFILNKEGQPESTIVIATDITERRAAQEELRQSEERFRLAAQAANLGIWDYDAVAGRSQWSAELKRMVGLAEDVVPDISTALSLVVPEDRHLLEGLVHAARAGDTQARFETMVRVRRADDGSERWMQTSGWRLHASSGRLTRVLVTIRDVTEEHLAQDNIRWIATHDALTQILNRFAFTEQLETAITRARGNHGLALVLLDVDRLKEVNDTIGHDAGDALLKTFTSRLKDAFGPSATLGRLGGDEFAVLLERIPRQGLPELIARALDTLREPFEHDGHSCDTQATAGVSVYPCDGADADDLLKTADIALYVGKATKRGELSMFEASMRAGVQRRVSMLNVARMVGRERRVVPHHQPQISLATGAIAGFEALLRWRHDTLGMQGPDTIWAAFDDLRLASLLSDRMISKVADDVHKWLDQGLDPGRIAINLSPAEFRDERLATRILEPFKQRGVPYRHIEVEITETVLLGRDSEKVAATLSAFHDQGISIALDDFGTGFASLTHLKMFPVDVIKIDRSFVAKMCEQPEDAAIVDTIINLAQRLNIKVVAEGVENTEQADYLIARGCNFAQGYLYGRPAVTEITTALLQKTS from the coding sequence GTGATCGGTCCATTTGAAGTTCAACCGCTTGGCGATCCGACCGACGTGGACTTGACTTCGTTTTCAGAAAATGCGCCAGCCGGCGAACTAGTCGATGTTTCACAAGGGCTTAGGGAAGTTCAACTAAACGCCGTCTTCAGCCGCGCCGGTGTTGGCATCCTCCACCGCGATCTACAGCTGCGTGTCCTTCTGGTGAACGACGCGTACCGGAACCTGGTGGGGCGATCGGCCGAGGAGCTGAACGGCCTTCATTTTGAACAATTCACGCACCCCGATGACCGCGAGCGGTCTAAGCAGAAGCACGCGGAACGACTCGCGCTTGGCAAGCCGTTCAAGATCGAAAAGCGATATGTCCGACCGGATGGCTCCTCCGTCTGGTGTCTGGTGAATGTGTCCTTCATCCTGAACAAGGAAGGACAACCTGAATCCACCATCGTGATCGCAACCGACATTACGGAGCGCCGCGCCGCTCAGGAAGAGCTCCGCCAGAGTGAGGAGCGATTCAGGCTGGCGGCACAGGCTGCGAATCTTGGCATATGGGATTACGACGCTGTTGCGGGCCGCAGTCAATGGTCAGCCGAGCTGAAACGGATGGTCGGGCTGGCCGAAGACGTTGTGCCGGACATTTCCACCGCGCTGTCACTTGTGGTGCCGGAGGACCGGCACCTCCTGGAAGGACTTGTCCACGCCGCCCGCGCCGGCGACACCCAGGCTCGTTTCGAGACGATGGTTCGCGTTCGCCGTGCCGACGATGGTTCGGAACGGTGGATGCAAACATCGGGCTGGCGGCTCCATGCGTCTTCGGGTCGGCTGACCCGTGTGCTGGTGACGATCCGCGACGTGACCGAAGAGCACTTGGCGCAGGATAACATCCGCTGGATCGCTACACACGACGCGCTGACGCAAATCCTCAATCGGTTCGCATTCACCGAACAGCTTGAAACGGCTATCACCCGTGCGCGGGGCAACCATGGCCTGGCGCTGGTGCTGCTCGACGTCGATCGCCTCAAGGAAGTGAATGACACCATCGGCCATGATGCCGGGGATGCATTGCTCAAGACCTTCACGAGCAGACTCAAGGACGCTTTTGGGCCGAGCGCCACACTGGGCCGACTGGGCGGCGACGAATTCGCCGTGCTTCTCGAACGGATCCCGCGCCAAGGATTGCCGGAACTGATCGCGCGGGCGCTGGACACGCTGCGCGAACCGTTCGAGCATGATGGCCATTCCTGCGATACCCAGGCCACGGCGGGCGTTTCCGTCTATCCGTGCGACGGGGCGGACGCGGACGATTTGCTCAAGACCGCCGATATTGCACTTTACGTTGGCAAAGCGACCAAGCGCGGTGAGCTTTCAATGTTCGAGGCGTCGATGCGCGCTGGCGTCCAGCGACGGGTCTCGATGCTCAACGTTGCCCGAATGGTCGGCAGGGAGAGGCGCGTCGTTCCCCATCACCAGCCGCAGATATCACTCGCCACCGGTGCGATTGCCGGTTTCGAGGCGTTGCTGAGATGGCGGCACGACACGTTGGGCATGCAGGGCCCTGACACGATCTGGGCCGCGTTCGACGACCTTAGACTGGCGTCGTTGCTCAGCGACCGGATGATTTCGAAGGTCGCGGACGATGTGCACAAGTGGTTGGACCAGGGGCTTGATCCAGGCCGGATCGCAATCAACCTGTCCCCCGCCGAGTTTCGCGATGAGCGCCTTGCAACGCGCATCCTGGAGCCGTTCAAGCAACGCGGCGTGCCATATCGTCATATCGAGGTCGAAATCACGGAGACCGTGTTGCTGGGGCGCGACAGCGAGAAGGTCGCTGCCACGCTGTCGGCATTTCACGATCAGGGCATCTCGATTGCGTTGGACGATTTCGGCACCGGTTTCGCATCGCTGACCCATCTTAAGATGTTCCCGGTCGACGTGATCAAAATCGATCGCAGCTTCGTTGCGAAAATGTGCGAACAGCCGGAAGATGCAGCGATCGTTGATACGATCATTAACCTAGCCCAGCGCCTGAATATAAAAGTCGTGGCGGAAGGCGTCGAAAACACTGAGCAGGCAGACTATTTGATCGCCCGCGGATGCAACTTCGCCCAGGGTTATCTATATGGCCGCCCGGCCGTGACAGAGATTACGACCGCACTGCTTCAGAAAACTTCGTAG
- a CDS encoding Gfo/Idh/MocA family protein, whose amino-acid sequence MIGNGMTRRTFIEAGGGVATASLAMAASPAAALLQSGGATVKGQPLPDGVKLPTVAPKRKRPDSVGFAIVGLGGYALNQMMPRFDQAERAHIAAIVSGNPNKLTRVGDAYGVPADARYSYEDFAKIASDDRIDAVYIVLPTGLHAEWVTRAFAARKHVLCEKPMALSSAECARMIAAGQRAKRKLMIAYRSHFEPYNLEAMKLMQQKAAGDIRLVRTEQSYRMGPTSPSQNWRTSRALAGGGPLEDYGIYGLQSALYLTGEMPESISATTFRPTGDPRFAEIFAHVASQWRFPSGAVAQLVTSYDSAGTNFAHVRGTTGALIMDPATSYSGQKMRLEGRDDREFTPGDPSVQFARQLDHFADAVRDNAAIRTPGEMGLRDLRLIEAIYAAAADGRTVKLAPDGTMRG is encoded by the coding sequence ATGATCGGCAATGGCATGACCCGGCGAACCTTCATCGAAGCGGGGGGCGGGGTGGCTACTGCGTCGCTCGCCATGGCAGCGAGCCCTGCCGCGGCATTGCTTCAGTCAGGCGGCGCGACCGTGAAGGGCCAGCCCCTGCCGGACGGTGTGAAGCTTCCGACAGTCGCGCCAAAGCGCAAGCGTCCGGACAGCGTCGGCTTCGCGATCGTCGGGTTGGGCGGGTATGCCCTGAACCAGATGATGCCCAGGTTCGATCAAGCGGAACGGGCGCATATTGCAGCGATCGTATCGGGCAATCCGAACAAGCTGACGCGCGTGGGTGACGCATATGGCGTGCCGGCGGACGCGCGTTATTCCTATGAGGATTTTGCGAAGATCGCGTCGGACGACCGGATCGACGCGGTGTATATCGTACTGCCAACCGGCCTTCACGCCGAATGGGTGACGCGGGCATTCGCGGCGCGCAAGCATGTGCTGTGCGAAAAGCCGATGGCGCTTTCCAGCGCCGAATGCGCACGGATGATCGCGGCCGGCCAACGGGCAAAGCGCAAGCTGATGATCGCGTATCGCTCTCACTTCGAGCCTTATAATCTCGAAGCCATGAAGCTGATGCAGCAGAAGGCGGCGGGCGATATTCGGCTCGTGCGGACCGAACAGTCGTATCGCATGGGGCCGACCAGCCCCAGCCAGAATTGGCGGACCAGCCGCGCACTGGCGGGCGGCGGCCCGCTTGAAGACTACGGGATCTACGGCCTTCAATCCGCGCTCTACCTGACCGGCGAAATGCCGGAGAGCATCAGCGCCACGACGTTTCGTCCAACCGGCGATCCGCGCTTTGCAGAGATTTTCGCACACGTGGCGTCACAATGGCGCTTCCCGTCGGGCGCGGTGGCGCAACTGGTGACGTCATATGATTCAGCGGGCACCAATTTCGCGCATGTACGCGGAACGACCGGGGCGCTGATCATGGACCCTGCGACCAGCTATTCAGGCCAGAAAATGCGGCTGGAGGGGCGTGATGACCGCGAATTCACGCCGGGTGATCCAAGCGTTCAGTTCGCCCGACAGCTCGATCACTTTGCGGACGCGGTACGTGACAATGCCGCCATCCGGACGCCGGGAGAGATGGGTTTGCGCGACCTGAGGCTGATCGAGGCGATCTACGCTGCGGCGGCAGACGGTCGGACGGTCAAGTTGGCCCCAGATGGCACAATGCGTGGCTGA
- a CDS encoding diguanylate cyclase, whose product MTLAGVLLYAVEVNRSGMRWLDHSATVLKTAGDVPAIIYKAEAGSRGFALTQDPRFVSEFDDHVAAANRQAARLVTLTADNPSQQGAASALRDSVATHLRDLSETVGLARVNEFERAREVIADGDGLSRLETVSSAAERFIAEERRLQNERILAVERQLRTTTRVVIVGVIAVLLIILYITILSARRIRRPISVISETMAALAGGSSEARITSELGSIEFDQVAAGYNRMADDLSHAVAEQRAGAKNLQEANTALQQNTAELQERGEIIELLGSMAHRMQAARTDEELAAVLKVFVPRVLPDLPGVLYAHNNSRNLLVPIATWGGICIDAAGFAPDQCWALRRGQSHSVGEPGSDILCTHVEGEASDYHCEPLLAAGEVIGVFYLRGDVTPKRRFSLTVLSENIASALVNHRLQRGLREQTIRDPLTALFNRRYMEETLALEIARAARSSQPLSVIMCDVDHFKRFNDEFGHEAGDAVLSAVAAEMVSRFRDGDVVCRYGGEEFTIIAPGTAVQQLAARAEIVRKAISALHIRNGGRSLGATSMSFGVASWSPLMDREGAALIKAADAALYRAKREGRNRVIIDGAPDAQTGEIVDGRSGANNIGSGSV is encoded by the coding sequence ATGACGCTCGCGGGCGTGCTGCTTTATGCGGTTGAGGTGAACCGGTCGGGAATGCGATGGTTGGACCATTCGGCGACGGTGTTGAAAACCGCAGGCGACGTGCCCGCAATCATCTACAAGGCCGAGGCCGGATCGCGAGGATTCGCCCTGACGCAAGATCCCAGGTTTGTAAGCGAATTCGACGACCACGTTGCCGCAGCAAACCGACAGGCCGCACGCCTCGTAACGCTGACTGCGGACAACCCTTCACAGCAAGGCGCAGCGAGTGCGCTACGTGACAGCGTTGCCACCCACTTGCGTGATCTGAGCGAAACTGTCGGATTGGCCCGCGTGAATGAGTTCGAGCGCGCGCGGGAAGTCATCGCCGACGGCGACGGACTGAGCCGCCTGGAAACCGTCAGCTCGGCGGCCGAGCGGTTCATCGCGGAGGAGCGCCGTCTTCAAAACGAGCGCATTCTCGCTGTCGAACGCCAGCTGCGCACGACGACGCGCGTCGTTATCGTCGGCGTGATCGCGGTCTTGCTGATCATACTTTATATCACGATCCTCTCGGCGCGGCGTATCCGACGGCCGATCAGCGTGATTTCTGAAACGATGGCAGCGCTGGCAGGTGGGTCGAGCGAGGCGCGTATCACCAGCGAACTGGGGTCGATCGAATTCGACCAAGTCGCGGCCGGCTACAACCGGATGGCCGACGACTTGTCGCATGCGGTTGCCGAACAACGTGCTGGTGCGAAGAATCTGCAGGAAGCGAACACCGCCCTTCAGCAAAATACCGCCGAGCTGCAGGAACGCGGCGAGATTATCGAACTGCTGGGCAGCATGGCGCATCGAATGCAGGCTGCTCGGACAGACGAAGAACTGGCTGCCGTTCTCAAGGTTTTCGTGCCGCGCGTTCTGCCTGACCTGCCGGGCGTGCTCTATGCCCATAACAACTCACGCAACTTGCTGGTGCCGATTGCGACCTGGGGAGGCATTTGCATTGACGCCGCGGGTTTTGCACCTGACCAGTGCTGGGCGCTGCGCCGGGGGCAGAGCCACAGCGTGGGTGAGCCGGGGTCGGACATCCTGTGCACACATGTGGAAGGCGAGGCTTCCGACTATCACTGCGAACCGTTGCTGGCCGCAGGTGAGGTCATCGGCGTCTTCTATCTGCGCGGCGACGTCACACCCAAGCGACGATTCAGCCTGACCGTGCTGAGCGAGAACATCGCGTCGGCTCTGGTCAATCATCGCCTGCAGCGCGGTCTGCGGGAACAAACGATCCGCGATCCGCTGACCGCCCTGTTCAATCGCCGATACATGGAAGAAACCCTGGCGCTTGAAATCGCCCGCGCCGCACGTTCGTCTCAACCGCTCAGTGTGATCATGTGCGATGTCGACCATTTCAAGCGCTTCAATGACGAATTCGGCCATGAAGCGGGGGATGCCGTGCTGAGCGCGGTGGCGGCGGAAATGGTTTCCCGGTTTCGGGACGGAGATGTCGTCTGCCGTTACGGCGGTGAGGAATTCACGATCATCGCCCCGGGGACGGCGGTGCAGCAATTGGCGGCGCGGGCGGAAATCGTGCGCAAGGCGATTTCCGCCCTGCACATCCGCAACGGTGGCCGATCGCTTGGCGCGACATCCATGTCCTTCGGCGTCGCCAGCTGGTCGCCATTGATGGATCGCGAGGGCGCGGCACTCATCAAGGCGGCCGATGCCGCCCTATACCGTGCAAAGCGTGAAGGTCGAAACCGCGTGATCATCGACGGCGCGCCTGATGCGCAAACCGGAGAGATTGTCGACGGCCGATCTGGCGCCAATAATATCGGGTCGGGTAGCGTTTAA